The following are encoded in a window of Onthophagus taurus isolate NC chromosome 3, IU_Otau_3.0, whole genome shotgun sequence genomic DNA:
- the LOC139429280 gene encoding uncharacterized protein isoform X1 has translation MYEFYTSSSKIPVKFNIYSHIFNNEFNIGFFKPIKDLCDKCELFKTTKEPSPDDINKHDHHIRQKELCKNERDRDRTRFLNDVQVGIVTFELQNTFSLPKANVSNFYYKTKRSCYNLTAHLSNTKVVYNALWHEFSAGRGANHIAAAIFKILTQIMIDNPQLKSLILWSDSCVPQNKNSIMSFALQYFLNSIKSKDLETIEQKFSEPGHGNIQEIDNAHSLIEKHIRNIEIWSPISLVRQLLLIPSSWKLKFKVIQMQPNDYFDFQKISKALNYKTIPYTRLKHIIYNKGNINNIEFREKFEGDFTKAKMYRFVSRKKNEIKVVPYHFSEELPVANQEFKIAELKRKHLSEIVSYVPHEDEKAFYNALLSNKKSAVIIE, from the coding sequence ATGTATGAATTTTATACGTCTTCGTCTAAAATTCcagtaaaatttaatatatattctCATATCTTCAATAATGAATTTAACATTGGGTTTTTTAAACCTATAAAAGATCTTTGTGATAAATGTGAATTATTCAAAACCACTAAAGAACCTTCCCCAGACGACATTAATAAACACGATCACCACATCCGTCAAAAGGAATTGTGCAAGAACGAACGAGATAGAGATAGAACAAGATTTCTTAATGATGTTCAAGTTGGGATTGTGACATTTGAATTACAAAACACATTTTCACTTCCAAAAGCTAATGTTTCCAATTTCTATTATAAGACAAAACGTTCGTGCTACAACTTAACCGCGCATTTAAGTAACACAAAAGTAGTCTACAATGCACTTTGGCACGAATTTTCAGCAGGTCGTGGGGCGAATCATATTGCTGctgcaatttttaaaatcctaaCGCAAATTATGATTGATAATCCTCAACTCAAAAGCCTTATTCTGTGGTCTGACAGTTGCGTtccacaaaacaaaaattcgaTAATGTCCTTCGccttacaatattttttaaactctatAAAAAGTAAGGATCTCGAGACGATAGAACAAAAATTCAGCGAACCAGGACATGGAAATATTCAAGAAATCGATAATGCACATAGTTTAATTGAGAAACATATCCGCAACATTGAAATTTGGAGTCCCATCTCATTAGTTCGTCAACTATTATTGATTCCCTCATcttggaaattaaaatttaaagtcatTCAAATGCAGCCAAATGATTATTTCGATTTTCAAAAGATTTCAAAAGCTTTGAATTATAAAACTATTCCTTATACTAGACTGAAACATATAATCTATAATAAaggtaatataaataatatcgaatttcgagaaaaatttgaAGGTGATTTTACAAAAGCGAAAATGTATCGCTTTGTatcaagaaagaaaaatgaaataaaagtggTTCCATATCACTTTTCAGAAGAACTTCCCGTGGCGAATCAGGAGTTTAAAATAGCGGAACTAAAGAGAAAACATCTTTCAGAAATTGTGTCATATGTGCCACATGAAGATGAAAAGGCGTTTTATAATGCACtgctttcaaataaaaaaagtgcagtaataattgaataa
- the LOC111418244 gene encoding peptidoglycan-recognition protein SC2-like, with translation MLTKILLIYLFTSTQTLALNIISRTQWLAKPSKTNQLLAINPPSHVVIHHAGTTNYKCSNVAECSLGVRKIQTYHMNGNGWKDIGYNFLVGQDGNVYEGRGWGKHGAHSPGFNRKSIGICFIGDYSNNIPSQQQINTAKELIKYGVDNNLIKSDYKLVGHRQDVSVNTACPGQKLFDEIKQWDHYTMNP, from the exons ATGTTAACGAAAatccttttaatttatttatttacatcaaCACAAACACTag CATTAAACATAATTTCTCGAACACAATGGTTAGCAAAACCATCAAAAACCAATCAACTTCTCGCTATAAATCCTCCATCTCACGTCGTAATTCATCACGCTGGAAcaacaaattataaatgttCGAATGTGGCTGAATGTTCTTTGGGTGTTCGCAAGATTCAAACATATCATATGAACGGAAATGGTTGGAAGGATAttggttataattttttagtgGGACAAGATGGGAATGTTTATGAAGGTCGGGGTTGGGGAAAACATGGAGCTCATTCCCCAGGATTTAATCGAAAAAGTATTGGAATTTGTTTCATTGGAGATTATAGTAACAATATTCCATCTCAACAACAAATCAATACGGCGAAGGagttaattaaatatggagttgataataatttgattaaaagtGATTATAAATTAGTTGGGCATCGACAGGATGTTTCCGTTAACACGGCGTGTCCTGGGCAGAAATTGTTCGATGAAATTAAACAATGGGATCATTACACGATGaatccataa
- the LOC139429280 gene encoding uncharacterized protein isoform X2, which yields MTSTTSYILPNNNISPSCCSELLSNQLNDSNLIDADDRLDVDKKNNSNGSVDENVVDEDRIDRIKKLNKKRKRNPSSWKQSIRKNKRQRGEEYIDCKGNLKPQKKVKTATCHTEKCSFKCSQAINGEERDHIHNQFWNLDDKRKLHFYSQYVKRIIATQKNKRRN from the exons atgaCTAGTACGACGAGTTATATTCTtcctaataataatatatcgCCTAGTTGTTGTTCCGAACTTTTGag TAACCAATTAAATGACTCAAATCTAATCGATGCTGATGATAGATTAGATGtagataagaaaaataattctaatgGAAGTGTTGATGAAAACGTAGTTGATGAAGATAGAATTGATAGAATAAAGAAGTTGAACAAGAAACGTAAAAGAAATCCTTCTTCGTGGAAACAAAGTATAAGAAAGAACAAAAGGCAAAGAGGAGAAGAATACATAGATtgtaaaggaaatttaaaaccacaaaagaAAGTAAAAACTGCGACATGTCATACGGAAAAATGTAGTTTCAAATGTTCACAAGCAATTAATGGAGAAGAGAGGGATCATATCCATAATCAATTTTGGAATTTGGATGACAAACGTAAACTCCATTTCTACTCACAGTATGTCAAACGTATTATCGCTACGCAAAAGaacaaaagaagaaattag